A genome region from Deinococcus aerophilus includes the following:
- a CDS encoding polyprenyl synthetase family protein has protein sequence MRSELLSRVLSLLPDPQEGRSELRQYAGMLRDYPRRGGKGIRSELLLASARVHGVQQDTPGWDAALWLAAALELFQNWVLIHDDIEDDSEERRGQPALHRLHGVPLAINAGDALHAYMWAAVHRAGVPGAMDEFLNMIHHTARGQHLDLCWVEDRRWDLAEADYLEMVEQKTAYYTVVIPLRLGALAAGARPSEQFTPAGLALGAAFQIRDDVLNLAGDAVKYGKEIGGDLLEGKRTLIVLHWLNTAPPEQRQVFLQQMGLNRPDKDPHTIAKIHRWLLDSGSVAHAQAYAHAQAQEGLALLAGAFQDAPDVQAAGELMAAMRKLATREA, from the coding sequence ATGCGTTCCGAACTGCTGTCCCGCGTGCTCTCGCTGCTGCCCGACCCCCAGGAAGGACGGTCCGAACTCCGGCAATACGCTGGCATGCTGCGCGACTATCCCCGGCGGGGCGGCAAGGGCATCCGCAGTGAGTTGCTGCTGGCGAGCGCCCGTGTCCACGGGGTGCAGCAGGATACGCCCGGCTGGGACGCGGCGCTGTGGCTGGCGGCGGCACTGGAACTGTTTCAGAACTGGGTGCTGATCCACGACGACATCGAGGATGACTCGGAGGAGCGCCGCGGCCAGCCCGCACTGCACCGCCTGCACGGGGTTCCGCTGGCAATCAATGCCGGCGACGCGCTGCACGCGTACATGTGGGCCGCCGTTCACCGTGCGGGCGTGCCCGGCGCCATGGACGAATTCCTGAACATGATCCACCACACCGCCCGGGGCCAGCACCTGGACCTGTGCTGGGTGGAGGACCGCCGCTGGGATCTGGCCGAGGCCGATTACCTGGAGATGGTGGAGCAGAAGACCGCGTATTACACGGTGGTCATTCCGCTGCGGCTGGGCGCATTGGCGGCGGGGGCCCGGCCATCCGAACAGTTCACGCCCGCCGGGCTGGCGCTGGGCGCGGCCTTTCAGATCCGCGACGACGTGCTGAATCTGGCGGGCGACGCGGTCAAGTACGGCAAGGAGATCGGCGGCGACCTGCTGGAAGGCAAGCGCACCCTGATCGTGCTGCACTGGCTGAACACCGCTCCGCCCGAACAGCGTCAGGTTTTCTTGCAGCAGATGGGCCTGAACCGCCCCGACAAGGACCCCCACACCATCGCCAAGATTCACCGCTGGCTGCTGGACAGCGGCAGCGTGGCCCATGCCCAGGCCTATGCCCACGCCCAGGCCCAGGAGGGTCTGGCACTGCTCGCCGGGGCCTTCCAGGATGCACCGGACGTGCAGGCGGCCGGGGAACTGATGGCGGCCATGCGGAAGCTCGCGACGCGCGAAGCTTAG
- a CDS encoding N-formylglutamate amidohydrolase: MTPERTSLLIVTPHPSGQLPADVLREMLGDDIFDTPAREAFLQRLFDDGDAYTDLLYSLPGARHVQAPWSRFAVDLNRERDDRVDNGVIKHTDFDRRPLYGPGYDLSEQAREERLRRLWDPFDAAVTAALSGARLMIVGHSMAPFGPKLGLDTGTPRPAICLMPGTEAAPTFPHDRWGALQNAAETAFADVINASPYRRVTLGEPWSTDTLSLSHSRRSGVPAFGIEFNAGLHLQEGRPVDAVMRQMNAAFAVFAEAALQLVHSGD, encoded by the coding sequence GTGACTCCTGAGCGCACCTCCCTGCTGATCGTTACCCCCCATCCCTCGGGCCAGCTTCCAGCCGACGTGCTGCGCGAGATGCTGGGCGACGACATCTTCGACACCCCGGCGCGCGAGGCCTTCTTGCAACGTCTCTTTGACGACGGCGACGCCTACACCGATCTGCTGTACTCGCTGCCCGGCGCGCGGCACGTGCAGGCTCCCTGGAGCCGCTTTGCCGTGGACCTCAACCGTGAGCGCGACGACCGGGTGGACAACGGCGTGATCAAGCACACTGATTTTGACCGCCGGCCGCTCTACGGCCCCGGGTACGACCTCTCGGAACAGGCGCGTGAGGAGCGGTTGCGGCGCCTCTGGGACCCCTTCGACGCCGCCGTGACCGCAGCGCTGTCCGGCGCGCGGTTGATGATCGTGGGCCACAGCATGGCCCCGTTTGGCCCGAAGCTGGGCCTGGACACCGGCACCCCCCGTCCCGCCATCTGCCTGATGCCCGGCACCGAGGCGGCCCCCACCTTTCCGCACGACCGGTGGGGGGCGCTGCAGAACGCTGCCGAGACCGCCTTTGCCGACGTGATCAACGCCAGCCCCTACCGCCGCGTGACGCTGGGTGAGCCGTGGAGCACGGATACCCTCAGCCTGAGCCACAGCCGCCGCAGCGGGGTGCCCGCCTTCGGCATCGAGTTCAATGCTGGCCTGCATCTGCAAGAAGGCCGGCCCGTGGACGCGGTGATGCGACAGATGAATGCGGCGTTCGCGGTGTTCGCGGAGGCGGCGCTGCAACTGGTACACAGCGGCGACTGA